One Methylocapsa sp. D3K7 DNA window includes the following coding sequences:
- a CDS encoding DUF4167 domain-containing protein: MRPAQNNKRMRGRPNNNRKGPNPLTRSYESSGPDVKIRGTAHHVSEKYLQLARDAQASGDPVMAESYLQHAEHYFRLIAAAQQAQQQASGLYPRLPGEDLVEDTDDDSDFSGIPDRFASPPERLFPPLSPPNVAAQPQPSSPQPGADRPYHENGDRQGGDRQAGRPERGPRPERQFQDRNYREREHQPYPEQRPYQDRNGRGRDYENRGNRGRGPREYRNESSIRVDPRDEPRIAEPGIESNGLPAFITAPVRVPAESHDIVPVIDSLAPLVSGAPEEEGVANGFHPRPRRRRRGKAEMGLDEQQGGAERSANEPVQD, encoded by the coding sequence ATGAGACCAGCACAGAATAACAAACGTATGCGTGGCCGCCCGAACAACAACCGTAAGGGACCAAACCCTCTCACGAGGTCTTATGAATCGAGCGGACCCGATGTTAAAATCCGGGGAACCGCCCACCACGTCAGTGAAAAATATCTTCAGTTGGCGCGCGATGCGCAAGCCTCTGGCGACCCGGTCATGGCGGAGAGTTATCTTCAGCATGCCGAACATTATTTCCGCTTGATCGCGGCGGCGCAGCAGGCCCAGCAACAAGCCTCCGGCCTCTATCCGCGTCTTCCCGGGGAAGACCTCGTGGAAGACACCGACGATGACAGTGATTTCAGCGGCATTCCCGACCGGTTCGCGTCCCCGCCGGAGCGGCTTTTTCCGCCACTTTCGCCGCCGAATGTTGCGGCACAACCGCAACCCAGTTCTCCGCAACCGGGTGCTGACCGGCCCTACCACGAGAATGGCGACAGACAGGGAGGCGACAGGCAGGCCGGGCGGCCGGAGCGCGGTCCGCGGCCGGAGCGGCAGTTTCAGGATCGAAACTACCGGGAGCGCGAACACCAGCCCTACCCGGAACAGCGGCCCTATCAGGATCGCAATGGCCGCGGCCGTGATTACGAAAATCGCGGCAACCGTGGGCGGGGGCCTCGCGAGTACCGCAATGAAAGTTCAATCCGGGTTGATCCACGGGACGAACCGCGGATTGCGGAACCCGGCATCGAAAGCAACGGTCTCCCGGCGTTCATCACGGCACCGGTCCGCGTGCCAGCCGAATCGCATGATATCGTCCCCGTCATTGATTCGCTTGCTCCCTTGGTCAGCGGGGCGCCGGAAGAGGAGGGCGTGGCGAATGGCTTTCATCCGCGTCCCCGCCGCAGGCGCCGCGGCAAGGCTGAAATGGGACTCGATGAGCAGCAGGGCGGGGCGGAGCGATCTGCCAATGAGCCGGTACAGGACTGA
- the prmC gene encoding peptide chain release factor N(5)-glutamine methyltransferase produces MSGGIAATRPLDFRPEQPRGRALGELVRTLREQGVESPETDGRVLLCSALGIDHASLIRDPDFPLGDGAGQLAAFAARRLRREPVSRIIGHREFWQARFKITREVLDPRPETETLIEAVLGCMARFSRTTLRILDLGTGSGAILCSLLQSLPESSGIGVDRSAAACAIARDNLTGLGLAARGHIVCGDWAKAIGGCFDIVVSNPPYVASGAIAGLAPEVRDHDPRLALDGGEDGLAAYREIIPALPGLLAPGGLIAMELGAGQHRSVVTLVRQHFDGLVEVKFDLYGHKRVILAGSGSALPT; encoded by the coding sequence GTGAGCGGTGGTATCGCAGCAACGCGGCCGCTTGATTTCCGCCCGGAACAGCCGCGCGGACGGGCACTTGGCGAACTCGTCCGCACGCTGCGGGAACAGGGAGTGGAGTCGCCGGAGACCGATGGCCGCGTGCTGCTCTGCTCGGCGCTCGGTATCGATCATGCGAGTCTTATCCGGGACCCCGATTTCCCCCTAGGAGACGGCGCCGGGCAGCTTGCGGCCTTCGCGGCGCGGCGGCTGCGGCGTGAGCCAGTATCCCGCATCATTGGTCACCGGGAGTTTTGGCAAGCAAGGTTTAAGATCACACGGGAAGTGCTTGATCCAAGGCCCGAAACCGAAACCTTGATCGAGGCCGTACTCGGCTGTATGGCGCGATTCTCCCGCACAACACTGCGGATTCTCGATCTTGGGACCGGGTCCGGGGCAATCCTTTGCTCGCTGCTGCAAAGCTTGCCCGAATCCTCCGGCATTGGTGTCGATAGATCGGCCGCCGCCTGCGCCATCGCGCGTGACAATCTCACCGGCTTGGGGCTGGCGGCGCGCGGGCACATAGTTTGCGGAGACTGGGCCAAGGCGATCGGCGGATGTTTCGATATTGTTGTTTCCAATCCTCCCTATGTCGCGAGCGGCGCGATCGCTGGCTTGGCGCCGGAGGTTCGCGATCATGACCCGCGTTTGGCCCTGGATGGAGGCGAAGATGGCTTGGCGGCCTATCGCGAAATCATTCCAGCCTTGCCTGGTCTGTTGGCGCCTGGCGGCCTGATCGCGATGGAACTCGGGGCGGGGCAACATCGTTCCGTCGTCACCTTGGTCCGGCAACATTTTGATGGTTTGGTTGAAGTGAAATTTGATCTTTATGGTCATAAAAGAGTGATTTTGGCGGGGAGCGGTTCCGCCCTGCCGACGTGA